From Nicotiana tabacum cultivar K326 chromosome 22, ASM71507v2, whole genome shotgun sequence, one genomic window encodes:
- the LOC142161748 gene encoding uncharacterized protein LOC142161748 encodes MDSRQSKKSPRSVTEAHERREVIATMPENLRVTECRAFSSSDVFDKEKDMIQPFHVFEKGSTSSTTNDSCTPISETITTKGRVKNKRTTININQLCSDYVPLKKIPNCLFCYAKRFRYEPPGFCCGSGTVRLSSHRMPTKLKNLYMGNNAESRHFRTYIRTYNHMFAFRSLGVSCDKDLAKRNCGIYMFRVQRQMYHLTDDLYPKERRSNNLQLYFYDNANELGNGMACSGKLNETIVKELMDILKDNTYSIFLRSLADMLNLQKFHIALKVMLDWINAMGTLQGLYDILRLGERDASNVGKQNFLPNSFIGGPRDMRQRYMDAIALVQYFDKPDLIITMTCNEHKLLTAEAYDDIIRAELPDDKTESDLRKLVIKHMMHDLCDEIEEYRSARWVSPPEAIWRLFGFPINEMSPSVYRLQLHLEGQQFISFKRNTDIHTIVNNPMIQKTMLTEFFSMNETNEDAKELNLLYKEFSEYFVWSSNDKFWARRQKHCVVGRIVTCHPAEGERCYLRLLLMHVRGLTSYKDLLIVNGEPCSTYREFVEKRGLLQCDNSLIECMFEAASYQMPYSLRCLFDTLLVYCNPSNPRKLWEQFEESMIEDYKVLQITEGREIRYQVLNHINDILHSMGHDINEYELIPETIRPSTAAREANEIHFERSIIVSEDDILLHRKLNKNQHIAYNLITKRIFSNKAGSFFIDGPGGTGKTFLYRALLATVRSMGYIALATTTSSVAASIFLGGRTTHSRFKIPIEIDENTSCNISKESSLAGLIRDAKLIVWDEVSMAKRRMLKVFDLLLKDLMNTNALFGGKVIVLGGDFRQTLPVVRYGKKKISLAKVCYILAFGMNLKN; translated from the exons ATGGATAGTCGACAATCCAAAAAGAGCCCTCGCTCGGTGACAGAAGCTCATGAGAGAAGAGAAGTTATTGCAACGATGCCTGAAAATTTGCGAG TTACTGAGTGTCGAGCTTTTTCGTCATCCGATGTCTTTGACAAGGAAAAAGATATGATCCAGCCTTTTCATGTTTTTGAAAAAG GTTCAACATCGAGTACCACAAATGATTCATGTACTCCAATCTCTGAAACAATTACAACTAAAG GCCGCGTAAAGAATAAGAGAACTACGATTAACATTAACCAATTATGCTCTGATTATGTTCCGTTAAAAAAGATTCCAAACTGCTTATTCTGCTATGCGAAAAGATTTCGGTATGAACCCCCTGGATTTTGTTGTGGCAGTGGTACAGTGAGATTAAGCTCTCATCGAATGCCAACTAAactaaaaaatttatatatggGAAACAATGCAGAATCCAGGCATTTCCGAACATATATTAGAACATATAATCATATGTTTGCTTTTAGATCACTTGGTGTCAGTTGTGATAAAGATTTAGCCAAGAGAAACTGTGGTATCTACATGTTTAGAGTTCAAAGACAGATGTATCATTTGACAGATGATTTATATCCCAAAGAAAGAAGGTCAAATAATTTGCAACTATACTTTTATGATAATGCAAATGAGCTTGGAAATGGAATGGCTTGTTCAGGCAAATTAAATGAAACAATAGTGAAAGAATTGATGGACATACTAAAGGATAATACGTACTCAATATTTCTACGATCCTTGGCAGACATGTTAAACTTGCAAAAATTTCATATAGCACTGAAAGTGATGCTGGATTGGATCAACGC AATGGGTACACTGCAAGGACTTTATGATATTCTAAGACTTGGTGAACGAGATGCTTCTAATGTTggaaaacaaaattttctgccaaaTTCTTTTATAGGAGGTCCTAGAGATATGCGTCAGCGTTATATGGATGCTATTGCATTAGTGCAATATTTCGATAAACCTGATTTGATTATAACTATGACAT GTAATGAGCATAAACTGCTGACAGCAGAGGCATATGATGATATTATTAGAGCAGAATTACCAGATGATAAGACAGAATCAGATTTGCGTAAGCTTGTCATCAAACATATGATGCACGATCTTTGCG ATGAGATAGAAGAATATCGATCTGCTAGATGGGTATCACCTCCAGAAGCTATTTGGCGTCTCTTTGGTTTTCCAATAAATGAAATGTCTCCCAGCGTTTATCGTCTTCAATTACATCTTGAAGGTCAACAATTTATTTCTTTTAAGAGAAATACGGATATACATACAATTGTGAATAATCCGATGATTCAAAAAACAATGTTAACAGAATTTTTCTCCATGAACGAAACTAATGAAGATGCTAAAGAGCTCAATTTACTGTATAAAGAATTTTCTGAATACTTTGTGTGGTCCTCCAATGATAAATTTTGGGCACGTAGACAAAAGCATTGTGTTGTTGGCCGCATTGTGACATGTCATCCAGCAGAAGGAGAACGATGTTATCTTAGATTACTACTAATGCATGTACGAGGACTGACATCATATAAGGATCTTTTGATAGTGAATGGAGAGCCTTGTAGTACTTATAGAGAGTTTGTAGAGAAAAGAGGATTGTTACAATGTGATAATAGTTTGATAGAGTGTATGTTTGAAGCCGCAAGTTACCAAATGCCATATAGTTTAAGGTGTTTATTTGATACATTATTAGTATATTGCAACCCTTCCAACCCTAGAAAATTATGGGAGCAATTTGAAGAATCGATGATTGAAGACTACAAAGTGTTACAAATTACTGAAGGAAGAGAAATTCGATATCAAGTTTTGAATCATATCAACGATATTTTACATTCTATGGGTCATGATATAAATGAATATGAACTCATTCCAGAAACTATTAGGCCTTCTACAGCAGCAAGAGAAGCAAACGAGATTCATTTTGAAAGATCTATTATTGTTAGTGAAGATGACATACTGTTACATAGGAAATTAAACAAAAACCAACACATTGCATATAATCTGATTACCAAAAGGATATTTTCGAATAAAGCAGGTTCCTTTTTTATAGATGGTCCCGGAGGAACAGGGAAAACTTTTTTATACCGTGCTTTATTGGCAACTGTACGATCTATGGGATATATAGCTTTGGCAACAACTACTTCTAGTGTTGCGGCTTCTATTTTTCTAGGTGGACGTACTACACATTCACGTTTCAAAATTCCTATTGAGATCGATGAAAATACCAGTTGTAACATTAGCAAAGAAAGCTCACTTGCAGGGTTAATCCGGGATGCAAAATTGATTGTGTGGGATGAGGTATCTATGGCCAAAAGAAGAATGTTAAAAGTTTTTGATCTACTGTTAAAAGATCTGATGAATACAAATGCATTATTTGGCGGAAAAGTTATAGTTTTAGGAGGTGATTTTAGACAGACTCTTCCTGTTGTGCGATACGGAAAAAAGAAGATTTCATTGGCGAAAGTTTGTTATATTCTAGCATTTGGAATGAACTTGAAAAATTAA